One Dictyoglomus turgidum DSM 6724 DNA window includes the following coding sequences:
- the rpsO gene encoding 30S ribosomal protein S15: MALTKEEKRQIIEKFRLNENDSGSPEVQIALLTERIKKLTEHLKVHKKDYHSRVGLLKMIGRRRKLLKYLQEKDFERYKKLIQELGLRK; encoded by the coding sequence ATGGCTCTAACGAAGGAAGAAAAAAGACAGATCATTGAAAAATTCAGATTAAATGAGAATGATTCTGGATCACCAGAGGTACAAATTGCATTACTTACAGAAAGAATAAAAAAGCTTACAGAACATTTAAAGGTACATAAAAAGGATTATCATTCTCGTGTAGGACTACTTAAAATGATTGGCCGTAGAAGAAAATTACTTAAATATTTACAAGAAAAAGATTTTGAAAGGTATAAGAAACTAATACAAGAGCTGGGGTTAAGAAAGTAG
- a CDS encoding polyribonucleotide nucleotidyltransferase, translating into MRQTYSFKKDFAGKTLKIDIGKVAWQATGAALVQYGETTVLVTVVASEEKKEDVDFFPLTVEYVERLYAAGKIPGGFFKREGKPTEPEILFARLIDRPLRPLFSKDFRNEVQVIVTVLSYDHENSTDIPSIIGASCAIMLAGLPFKGPIGAVRVGWDGKEWYINPSVALSNSLLLDLVVAGTKDAVLMIEGDGKEVPEEIFLEGIIRAHEQIGEVINFQEEILSMVNPVPFNYEPFVVNENLKKDVLEYVTVDQIRDAIFTPSKSERQKALEDLKKRVIEHFKPIYGEITAQIDEIINQEAKAILTKVILEEKRRVDGRRLNELRPVSCEVGVLSRVHGSALFQRGETQVLSVVTLGAGEEQIIESVIESEPKRYIHHYNFPPFSVGEAKPLRGPKRREIGHGALAERALLPLIPKEEEFPYTIRVVSEVLSSNGSTSMASVCGSSLSLMDAGVPIKTHVAGVAMGLIKEGEKFEVLTDIQGLEDALGGMDFKIAGTKNGITAVQLDIKVDGLSYEIIEKTLKQAKEARYQILDIMEKTISQPRPEISPYAPRIMVLEINPNKIGDLIGPSGKNIKKIIEETHTTINIKPEGLVYISAPDQESAEKAAQMVQEYTRDIKEGDIFLGKVIRVTDYGAFVEILPGKIGLLHISKYKTTGTGKNQTREEINLGDEILIKVDSIDPSGRISLSRKDL; encoded by the coding sequence ATGCGACAGACATATTCATTTAAAAAGGATTTTGCAGGAAAGACATTAAAAATTGACATAGGAAAGGTTGCTTGGCAAGCTACAGGAGCTGCTCTTGTGCAGTATGGGGAAACCACTGTACTTGTTACAGTAGTTGCCTCTGAAGAGAAGAAAGAAGATGTTGATTTTTTCCCTTTAACGGTCGAGTATGTGGAGAGATTATATGCTGCTGGGAAAATTCCAGGAGGATTTTTTAAAAGAGAGGGAAAACCTACAGAGCCTGAGATTCTATTTGCTAGGTTAATTGATAGACCTCTAAGGCCATTATTCTCAAAGGACTTTAGAAACGAAGTCCAAGTAATAGTAACAGTACTCTCTTACGATCATGAAAACTCTACAGATATACCCTCTATAATTGGTGCTTCTTGTGCCATAATGCTTGCGGGATTACCCTTTAAGGGTCCCATCGGAGCAGTAAGAGTGGGTTGGGATGGTAAAGAATGGTATATAAATCCGTCGGTTGCTTTAAGTAATTCTTTACTTCTTGATTTGGTTGTAGCTGGCACAAAAGATGCTGTCTTAATGATAGAGGGTGATGGAAAAGAGGTACCAGAAGAGATCTTCTTAGAAGGAATAATAAGAGCTCACGAACAAATAGGAGAAGTTATTAATTTTCAAGAAGAAATTTTGTCCATGGTAAATCCTGTTCCTTTTAACTATGAGCCTTTTGTAGTGAATGAAAACTTAAAGAAAGATGTGTTGGAATATGTCACTGTTGATCAGATAAGAGATGCTATTTTCACTCCAAGTAAGTCTGAAAGACAAAAGGCTCTTGAAGATCTTAAAAAGAGAGTAATAGAACATTTTAAGCCTATTTATGGAGAGATAACAGCGCAGATTGATGAGATAATCAATCAAGAGGCGAAAGCAATATTAACTAAAGTGATCCTTGAAGAGAAAAGAAGAGTTGATGGTAGAAGACTTAATGAGTTGAGACCTGTAAGTTGTGAGGTCGGAGTTTTAAGTAGAGTACATGGCTCTGCTCTCTTTCAGAGGGGAGAAACTCAAGTTCTTTCTGTGGTAACTTTGGGGGCTGGAGAAGAACAGATAATAGAAAGTGTTATAGAGAGCGAGCCTAAGAGATATATTCACCATTACAATTTTCCACCCTTTTCGGTTGGAGAGGCAAAACCCCTTAGAGGTCCTAAGAGAAGAGAGATAGGCCATGGAGCTCTTGCAGAAAGAGCATTGCTTCCTCTTATTCCTAAGGAAGAAGAATTTCCTTATACAATTAGAGTTGTCTCTGAAGTATTAAGTTCCAATGGTTCTACCTCTATGGCAAGTGTTTGTGGTAGTAGTCTCTCTCTGATGGATGCAGGTGTTCCTATAAAAACTCATGTAGCTGGAGTAGCTATGGGATTAATTAAGGAAGGAGAGAAATTTGAAGTACTTACAGATATCCAAGGACTTGAAGATGCTTTAGGAGGTATGGATTTTAAAATAGCTGGAACTAAAAATGGCATTACAGCAGTGCAATTGGATATTAAAGTAGATGGACTATCTTATGAAATTATTGAAAAGACTTTGAAACAAGCAAAAGAAGCAAGATATCAAATTCTTGACATAATGGAGAAAACTATTTCTCAACCGAGACCAGAAATTTCTCCATATGCACCACGAATAATGGTTTTAGAAATTAATCCAAATAAGATTGGAGACCTAATTGGTCCCAGCGGAAAGAATATAAAAAAGATAATTGAAGAAACTCATACAACTATAAATATAAAACCTGAGGGATTAGTTTATATTTCAGCACCAGATCAAGAATCTGCAGAAAAAGCTGCTCAAATGGTACAAGAGTATACAAGAGATATTAAAGAAGGAGATATCTTCTTAGGAAAAGTTATAAGGGTTACAGATTATGGTGCTTTTGTAGAGATATTGCCAGGTAAAATAGGGCTTCTTCATATCTCAAAATATAAGACTACAGGAACAGGTAAAAATCAGACAAGGGAAGAAATTAATTTAGGAGATGAAATTCTTATAAAGGTGGATTCTATAGATCCCAGTGGGAGAATAAGCTTAAGTAGAAAAGACCTTTAA
- a CDS encoding M16 family metallopeptidase, translating to MNISEIELKNGLKIIHDYILSRKTINIIVAIKVGSRHEEKIEHGLAHFVEHLLFKNNSGRGIDEIRKEIDRLGGELDAFTTKETTYFTLKILSYHFVSGVKLLSDIILRPRFSEEEINLEKSVVREEIRMYKDSPEELVFDNFFKASWDSHPLVREILGTEKSVSNFNKDLVISFYNKHYKLNNMIIGISGDVPSKRIEEVLDFYFTQNTSSKFLISSAQKPPKYRPKSVFLKRNFEQVQILWGTEGYVPGDPNRESLALLSVSLGGGISSRLFRELREKRGLVYSVETHILSFKDASLFGIYTATAPQTVVETFKTLAQEKEKLIKEGLSKEELDLAKRQTINSILMAIESPSQRLFYLIDSYITYGKIVPWTDKIKKIRKVTLEDINSTIKDIFSKPFAMSVVGPINSQHKEILKGEV from the coding sequence ATGAATATATCTGAGATTGAGTTAAAAAATGGCCTAAAAATTATTCATGACTATATACTCTCAAGAAAGACCATAAATATAATTGTAGCAATTAAGGTAGGCTCAAGGCATGAGGAGAAGATAGAACATGGTCTTGCTCATTTTGTGGAACATCTTTTGTTTAAGAATAACTCTGGAAGGGGTATAGATGAGATACGAAAGGAAATTGATCGGTTAGGTGGAGAGCTTGATGCTTTCACGACTAAAGAAACCACTTACTTTACATTAAAGATTTTAAGTTATCATTTTGTCTCAGGAGTAAAGCTTCTTAGTGATATTATTTTAAGGCCAAGGTTCTCTGAAGAAGAGATAAACTTGGAAAAGTCTGTAGTTAGAGAAGAGATTAGAATGTATAAAGATTCGCCAGAAGAATTGGTATTTGATAATTTCTTTAAGGCTTCTTGGGATAGTCATCCTTTAGTGAGAGAAATATTAGGTACTGAGAAGTCAGTGTCAAATTTTAATAAAGATCTCGTAATTTCCTTTTATAATAAACATTATAAATTAAATAACATGATTATTGGGATTAGCGGGGATGTTCCTTCAAAAAGGATAGAAGAGGTTCTTGATTTTTATTTTACCCAAAACACCTCAAGTAAATTCTTAATCTCAAGTGCTCAAAAACCACCTAAATATAGACCAAAATCAGTTTTTTTAAAGCGAAATTTTGAACAAGTACAAATTCTTTGGGGGACAGAGGGATATGTCCCTGGAGACCCTAATAGAGAATCTCTTGCTTTACTTTCGGTAAGTCTTGGAGGAGGTATTAGTTCGAGACTATTTAGGGAGTTAAGAGAAAAAAGGGGACTTGTTTATAGTGTAGAGACCCATATTTTAAGTTTTAAAGATGCTTCTTTATTTGGTATTTATACTGCTACTGCACCTCAAACAGTGGTTGAGACCTTTAAAACTTTAGCTCAGGAGAAAGAAAAATTAATTAAAGAAGGTTTATCAAAAGAAGAGCTAGATCTTGCTAAGAGGCAAACTATAAATAGTATTTTAATGGCTATTGAAAGTCCTTCTCAGCGGTTATTTTATCTTATAGACTCTTATATTACTTATGGAAAAATTGTCCCTTGGACTGATAAAATAAAGAAAATAAGAAAAGTGACTTTAGAAGATATCAATAGTACGATAAAAGATATATTTAGTAAGCCCTTTGCTATGTCTGTGGTAGGTCCTATAAATTCTCAACATAAAGAGATTTTAAAGGGGGAAGTATAA
- the dapB gene encoding 4-hydroxy-tetrahydrodipicolinate reductase yields the protein MIKTVLFGACGKMGKVIGKALIDATDIELVGAIDPYFKGEKYEKIIGIDKISLEVVESIDELQEDFDVAIDFTNAEAAYQNIKKVLQKGKRMVVGTTGLTQEMMEEFKDLAVKNKTAILIAPNFALGAVLMIQLAKQVVKYFPDVEIIELHHNEKADAPSGTAILTAEVLREEMKKYNLTHKDATKIEKLPGARGGKLDSINIHSVRLPGLVAHQEVIFGGLGQTLSIRHDALSRECYIPGVLMAVREIVKREGFFYGLESFLNREEA from the coding sequence ATGATTAAAACAGTCTTATTTGGAGCTTGCGGAAAAATGGGAAAAGTTATAGGTAAAGCACTTATTGATGCTACTGATATAGAACTCGTAGGTGCTATAGATCCTTATTTTAAGGGAGAAAAATATGAAAAGATTATTGGGATAGATAAGATTTCTCTTGAAGTTGTGGAAAGTATAGATGAACTCCAAGAAGATTTTGATGTGGCAATAGATTTTACTAATGCAGAGGCAGCCTATCAGAATATTAAAAAGGTTCTACAAAAAGGAAAAAGAATGGTGGTAGGGACCACAGGACTTACTCAAGAAATGATGGAAGAATTTAAAGATCTTGCTGTTAAGAATAAAACTGCAATTTTAATCGCTCCTAATTTTGCATTAGGAGCTGTATTAATGATCCAGCTTGCAAAACAAGTAGTAAAGTATTTCCCAGATGTTGAAATCATTGAATTACATCATAATGAAAAAGCTGATGCACCCTCCGGAACAGCTATATTAACAGCAGAAGTACTTAGAGAGGAGATGAAAAAATACAACTTAACCCATAAAGATGCAACAAAGATTGAGAAATTACCAGGTGCCCGTGGAGGAAAATTAGATTCAATCAATATACATAGTGTAAGACTTCCTGGTTTAGTAGCTCATCAAGAAGTAATATTTGGGGGGCTGGGACAGACTCTGAGTATAAGACATGATGCCTTGAGTAGGGAATGTTATATTCCAGGAGTATTGATGGCTGTTAGAGAGATAGTTAAGAGAGAAGGATTCTTTTATGGACTTGAATCTTTCTTAAATAGGGAGGAGGCTTAG
- the dapA gene encoding 4-hydroxy-tetrahydrodipicolinate synthase: MVHFGSLITAMITPFDEYGEINWSEVDRIVEKLIEDGSDSILVSGTTGEAPTLSNKEKLALFERVKKVAGDRVKVIAGTTNYCTKESVELTKEAEKIGVDGILATAPYYNKPPQDGLYLHFAKIASETSLPIIVYNIPSRTAVNVLPETLKRLAQDCPNIVGVKEASGDINQIAMIRKLLPHPFLLYSGDDSMTLPLLSVGGDGVISVASHIVGKEIKEMINSYFSGKVEKAAELHLKLLPIFKGLFLTTNPIPLKEALNLLGYNVGKCRLPLSPIDSKNRAELIKILKEYGFQVNET; encoded by the coding sequence ATGGTCCATTTTGGTAGTTTGATTACAGCCATGATAACTCCTTTTGATGAATATGGGGAGATTAACTGGAGTGAAGTGGATAGGATTGTGGAAAAACTGATTGAAGATGGAAGTGATAGTATTCTTGTCTCGGGTACTACAGGAGAAGCTCCTACATTGTCTAATAAAGAGAAATTAGCTCTTTTTGAGAGGGTAAAGAAGGTAGCAGGAGATAGAGTTAAAGTAATCGCAGGGACAACAAATTATTGTACAAAGGAATCAGTAGAACTTACGAAAGAAGCTGAAAAAATTGGAGTAGACGGTATCTTAGCTACTGCCCCTTACTATAATAAGCCTCCTCAGGATGGGTTATATCTACACTTTGCCAAAATTGCATCAGAGACTTCTCTCCCTATCATAGTTTACAACATACCATCAAGAACTGCGGTAAATGTTCTTCCTGAGACCTTAAAGAGACTTGCTCAGGATTGTCCAAATATTGTAGGAGTGAAAGAGGCAAGTGGAGATATTAATCAAATTGCAATGATAAGAAAGCTTCTGCCACATCCCTTCTTACTTTATAGTGGTGACGACTCTATGACTTTACCCCTTCTTAGTGTAGGAGGAGATGGGGTTATAAGTGTGGCGTCCCACATAGTAGGAAAAGAAATAAAAGAGATGATAAATAGTTATTTTAGTGGAAAAGTGGAAAAAGCCGCAGAGTTACATTTAAAACTATTACCTATATTTAAAGGTTTATTCCTAACTACAAATCCCATTCCCCTCAAAGAGGCTTTAAATCTTCTTGGATATAATGTTGGAAAGTGTAGGTTGCCATTATCTCCTATAGACAGCAAAAATAGAGCAGAACTAATAAAAATCCTGAAGGAGTACGGTTTTCAAGTAAATGAAACATAG
- a CDS encoding ribonuclease J, with protein sequence MKHRLKVIPIGGFGEIGKNMLLLQYGDSIIVIDAGLMFPDGDMLGIDFVIPDISYLLANKDKVKALILTHGHEDHIGALQYILKDLNVPIYGTSLTLGLVEKKLEEFRLKANLNKIKPNETINIGPFTIETFRQTHSIPDTIGLAITTPIGLIVISGDFKLDQTPIDGNPPDFNKLVELGERGVLALFCDSTNVEQPGITPSESLVKSTFEGIFSSTKSRIFLVTFASNFHRIQQAIDMALKFGRKVAIAGKSLINNIEVATKLGYLHIPENILINIKDVNNLPDEKVLVLTTGSQGEPYSALSLLTNHSYKQLFLKPGDTVILSTKPIPGNEIMVYKMVDQLFRKGVEVIYGKDAGVHVSGHAAQEEIKMFINLLKPKYLIPYHGEYRHLALLKKIGLELGISKEHIIIIENGTVLEFDEEKAIINGRINLNNIYVDGLSIGDIGNIVLMERKKLAEDGVLIVGVLVDGETGLILEGPEIISKGFIFVKESEELIETAKEKVREAFKKKVGRNGGINKETLVREVLENFFNEELKRKPVVVPLVWEI encoded by the coding sequence ATGAAACATAGATTGAAAGTTATACCCATTGGTGGTTTCGGAGAGATAGGGAAAAATATGCTTCTTCTCCAGTATGGAGATAGTATTATTGTAATAGATGCCGGCTTAATGTTTCCTGATGGAGATATGCTTGGTATTGATTTTGTTATTCCTGACATTTCTTATTTGTTAGCTAATAAAGATAAAGTTAAGGCTTTAATTCTTACCCATGGACATGAGGATCATATAGGAGCACTTCAATATATATTAAAGGATTTGAATGTACCCATATATGGTACTTCATTAACTCTTGGTTTAGTGGAGAAAAAATTAGAAGAATTTAGACTCAAAGCTAATCTTAATAAAATTAAACCTAATGAGACTATAAATATAGGTCCTTTTACCATTGAGACTTTTAGACAGACTCATAGTATTCCTGATACCATTGGACTTGCTATAACTACCCCTATAGGTTTGATCGTAATAAGCGGAGACTTTAAACTTGATCAAACTCCTATAGATGGTAATCCTCCAGATTTTAATAAATTAGTAGAGCTTGGAGAAAGAGGAGTTCTTGCCCTATTTTGTGATAGTACAAATGTGGAACAACCTGGAATAACCCCCTCAGAGAGTTTAGTGAAAAGCACTTTTGAAGGTATATTTAGTTCTACAAAAAGCAGAATATTTCTTGTTACTTTTGCCTCCAATTTTCATCGTATTCAGCAAGCTATAGATATGGCATTAAAATTTGGAAGAAAGGTTGCTATAGCTGGAAAAAGCTTGATAAATAATATAGAAGTTGCCACAAAATTAGGATATTTACACATTCCCGAAAATATACTAATAAACATTAAAGACGTAAACAATCTTCCTGATGAAAAAGTTCTTGTCCTTACCACAGGAAGCCAGGGAGAGCCATACTCAGCTCTGTCTCTTCTTACTAATCATTCGTATAAACAACTTTTTCTTAAACCAGGAGATACAGTAATATTATCCACCAAGCCCATACCTGGAAATGAAATTATGGTTTATAAGATGGTGGATCAATTGTTCAGAAAAGGTGTAGAGGTTATATATGGAAAGGATGCAGGAGTCCATGTTTCAGGACATGCTGCCCAAGAAGAAATAAAGATGTTTATAAATCTCTTAAAACCTAAATATCTCATACCTTATCATGGAGAATATAGACATTTAGCTTTGCTTAAAAAAATAGGTTTAGAGTTAGGAATTTCAAAGGAACACATAATAATAATAGAGAACGGTACAGTTCTTGAATTTGATGAGGAAAAAGCCATAATAAATGGTAGGATTAACTTAAATAATATATATGTAGATGGGCTTAGTATTGGAGACATAGGAAATATCGTGTTGATGGAACGTAAGAAGCTAGCTGAAGACGGAGTATTAATTGTAGGGGTACTTGTAGATGGTGAGACAGGCCTAATTTTGGAAGGGCCAGAGATTATTTCAAAAGGATTTATTTTTGTAAAAGAATCAGAGGAATTGATAGAAACAGCAAAAGAAAAAGTAAGAGAAGCTTTTAAGAAGAAAGTTGGAAGAAATGGGGGTATAAATAAAGAGACTCTTGTTAGAGAAGTTCTTGAGAACTTTTTCAATGAAGAGTTAAAAAGGAAACCTGTAGTAGTCCCTTTAGTATGGGAGATTTAA
- a CDS encoding DNA translocase FtsK gives MHKEKLIGIFLLCINIFGLLSWVFPESSGVLGRSFVNFIKNFFGVYLILFIVFEGFIMYYLLFKEIEKQKLISLSLYFLSFLGVFSLLIKVLNLSKYQGQIGSLLLELFPYIGFSGYIIFSFITLVIAVFLSPSLKDISKKRVRNLNTETLRKPERSPKKVVKEVSKENLSMTFPRERKLKCDFAIPTSILSYSQAKFENEDYEQMAKNLEETLKSFKIEAKVKDWNVGPSVIRYNIVLSPGIRVSKVLSLSNDIALALAVPSVRFEAPVPGKSVIGVEIPRSKPVKVYLREILESDVFTESKHPLTFALGKDLIGNIKVANLSEVLHLLIAGTTGSGKSMFINSLIISLLYKNTPETLSLLMIDPKRVELSIYNKLLGRYLRHPVVTEPKKAVFALRWAVGEMERRYEIFERKEVRNIEEYKNLNDEENLPYIVIIIDELNDLMMTSPKEIEDLICRLAQKARAAGIHLVVATQRPSVDVITGLIKANIPSRIAFAVSSQIDSRIILDDGGAEKLIGKGDMLYHPITSSHPVRLQAPYVDEKDIKNVVNYILENTSELLMEPISLESLDKEEEKGEISDFNDPLLPQVIELLKGRKVISTSYIQRKFSIGYNRAARLLDTLEEKGYVASQGEGKPRKVLRGGDEV, from the coding sequence ATGCATAAAGAGAAATTAATTGGGATTTTTTTGCTCTGTATAAATATATTTGGCTTATTATCTTGGGTATTTCCAGAATCAAGCGGAGTTTTAGGGAGAAGTTTTGTCAATTTTATAAAAAACTTCTTTGGTGTATATTTAATTCTTTTCATTGTTTTCGAGGGATTTATAATGTATTATCTTCTATTTAAAGAAATTGAAAAGCAAAAACTAATCTCTTTAAGTTTGTACTTCCTCTCTTTTTTAGGTGTTTTTTCTCTTCTTATAAAGGTTTTGAATCTATCAAAGTATCAAGGACAAATAGGAAGTCTTTTGTTAGAACTTTTTCCATATATTGGGTTTTCAGGATACATTATATTTTCCTTTATTACCCTTGTTATAGCTGTGTTTTTATCTCCTTCTCTTAAAGATATTTCAAAAAAAAGGGTTAGAAATTTAAATACGGAGACCCTAAGAAAGCCTGAAAGATCACCAAAAAAAGTTGTAAAAGAGGTATCGAAGGAAAATCTTTCAATGACATTTCCTAGGGAGAGAAAATTAAAGTGTGATTTTGCAATTCCTACCTCTATATTATCTTATTCCCAAGCTAAATTTGAGAATGAGGACTATGAACAAATGGCAAAGAATTTAGAGGAGACCTTAAAAAGTTTTAAGATAGAGGCAAAAGTAAAGGATTGGAATGTGGGACCTTCTGTGATCAGGTATAATATTGTTCTTTCCCCTGGTATTAGAGTGAGTAAAGTTTTGAGTCTATCAAATGATATTGCTCTTGCCCTTGCTGTTCCAAGTGTAAGGTTTGAAGCGCCTGTTCCTGGAAAATCGGTAATAGGAGTAGAAATTCCAAGAAGTAAGCCAGTGAAAGTATATCTTAGAGAAATACTGGAGAGTGATGTTTTTACTGAGTCAAAGCATCCGTTAACTTTTGCCCTCGGTAAAGATCTCATAGGTAATATAAAAGTTGCAAACTTATCTGAAGTATTACATCTTCTTATTGCAGGAACTACGGGTTCTGGCAAAAGTATGTTTATAAATTCTCTAATTATAAGCCTTCTGTATAAGAATACCCCTGAAACGTTGAGCTTATTAATGATTGATCCTAAAAGGGTAGAACTTTCCATCTATAATAAACTTTTAGGTAGGTATCTAAGACATCCAGTAGTAACGGAACCTAAAAAGGCAGTATTTGCTCTTAGATGGGCTGTTGGGGAGATGGAGAGAAGATATGAAATTTTTGAAAGAAAGGAAGTAAGAAACATAGAGGAGTATAAGAATTTAAATGATGAAGAAAACTTACCTTACATTGTGATAATTATTGATGAGTTAAATGATTTAATGATGACATCTCCAAAAGAAATAGAAGATTTAATATGCAGATTAGCTCAAAAAGCGAGAGCTGCTGGAATTCATTTAGTGGTAGCTACCCAAAGGCCCTCAGTAGATGTAATAACTGGCTTAATAAAAGCTAATATTCCATCAAGAATTGCCTTTGCAGTGTCGTCTCAGATTGATTCAAGAATAATTTTAGATGATGGTGGTGCAGAAAAACTAATTGGTAAGGGAGATATGCTTTATCATCCTATAACCAGTAGCCATCCTGTAAGGCTTCAAGCTCCTTATGTAGATGAAAAGGATATTAAAAACGTGGTTAATTATATTTTAGAAAACACCTCAGAGCTTTTAATGGAGCCCATATCTCTTGAAAGTTTAGATAAAGAAGAGGAGAAAGGAGAAATCTCTGATTTTAACGATCCCCTGCTTCCTCAAGTAATAGAGCTCTTAAAAGGAAGAAAAGTTATCTCTACTTCATATATTCAAAGAAAGTTTAGTATAGGTTATAATAGAGCAGCACGACTTTTAGATACATTAGAAGAGAAAGGATACGTGGCATCTCAGGGAGAGGGAAAACCAAGAAAAGTTTTGCGGGGAGGTGATGAGGTTTAA
- a CDS encoding BMP family lipoprotein — MRKIFVLFLILSFVGLMSIGFSAKTVRVGIVYDVGGRGDKSFNDAAYAGLQRAIKVLKVEGKDLEPGPGGANREELLRTLAEQNYDLVVGVGFLFTDAITAVAKDFPKVKFAIVDGVIEGLPNVSSLVFNEHEGSFLVGVVAGLMTKTNVIGFVGGMDMPLIHKFEVGYKAGAMYVNPKVKVLINYIGVTGEAFKDPVKGKELALAQYKQGADIIYHASGASGEGVFEAAKETNKYAIGVDSPQSWIMPDRIITSMLKRVDVAVYETIKDVKEGKFKSGIRVFGLQNNGVDYERTKLLPLGVVQKVEQIKKEIIAGKIVVPYDDKTFEEFKAKYLKK; from the coding sequence ATGCGTAAAATTTTTGTGCTATTTTTGATTCTTTCCTTTGTGGGCTTAATGAGTATTGGATTTTCAGCTAAGACTGTAAGAGTAGGTATTGTCTATGATGTAGGTGGAAGAGGTGATAAATCTTTTAATGATGCTGCATATGCTGGACTTCAAAGGGCTATTAAAGTTCTTAAGGTAGAGGGGAAAGATTTAGAGCCTGGTCCTGGTGGAGCCAACAGAGAGGAACTTCTTAGAACTCTCGCAGAACAAAACTATGACTTAGTAGTAGGCGTAGGTTTCTTATTTACTGATGCTATTACTGCGGTGGCAAAGGATTTTCCGAAAGTAAAGTTTGCTATTGTAGATGGAGTAATAGAAGGATTGCCAAATGTTTCTTCCTTGGTATTTAATGAGCATGAAGGATCTTTTCTTGTGGGAGTTGTCGCAGGGTTAATGACCAAAACTAACGTCATAGGATTTGTAGGTGGTATGGATATGCCATTGATCCATAAATTTGAGGTAGGATATAAAGCTGGAGCTATGTATGTAAATCCAAAAGTAAAGGTTTTAATAAACTACATAGGAGTTACTGGAGAAGCATTTAAGGATCCTGTTAAAGGAAAGGAATTGGCATTAGCTCAATATAAACAAGGAGCAGATATAATTTATCATGCTTCTGGAGCATCGGGGGAGGGAGTTTTTGAGGCAGCAAAAGAAACCAATAAATACGCTATTGGTGTGGATTCTCCCCAGTCCTGGATAATGCCTGATAGAATTATTACAAGTATGTTAAAGAGAGTAGATGTAGCAGTATATGAAACTATAAAAGACGTGAAAGAAGGAAAATTTAAGAGTGGAATAAGAGTGTTCGGTTTACAGAATAACGGTGTTGACTATGAGAGAACAAAGCTTCTTCCTCTTGGTGTAGTACAAAAAGTTGAACAAATAAAGAAGGAGATTATAGCAGGAAAAATAGTAGTGCCATACGATGATAAAACTTTTGAGGAGTTTAAAGCAAAATATTTGAAGAAATAA